Proteins from one Aspergillus nidulans FGSC A4 chromosome VIII genomic window:
- a CDS encoding membrane magnesium transporter family protein (transcript_id=CADANIAT00001465), translating to MGFITRLITLFGLVLLAHAGYSAHEHTVLYSNVHLSSPSTALPQDIVIEALVSLLIVSTGLIFGAEKLKPVSWSEWAKEVEKKGDTENPYARLEERYSFWDVRAKRKEFADWLRSGTDAPLKG from the exons ATGGGTTTCATTACAAGGCTCATTACGCTCTTTGGGCTCGTCTTACTCGCTCATGC TGGTTATTCCGCACACGAGCACACAGTTCTCTACAGCAATGTCCACCTATCCTCACCCTCTACGGCGCTCCCACAAGACATCGTGATTGAGGCCCTTGTCTCGCTCCTCATTGTCTCAACAGGCTTAATTTTCGGCGCAGAAAAACTGAAGCCTGTAAGCTGGAGTGAGTGGGCgaaggaggtcgagaagaagggcgacaCGGAGAATCCGTATGcgaggctggaggagagaTACAGCTTTTGGGATGTGAGG GCAAAACGAAAGGAGTTCGCAGACTGGCTGCGCAGTGGCACTGATGCTCCGCTGAAAGGTTAA